Proteins encoded in a region of the Mycolicibacterium chitae genome:
- the tsaD gene encoding tRNA (adenosine(37)-N6)-threonylcarbamoyltransferase complex transferase subunit TsaD, producing the protein MTIILAIESSCDETGVGIARLDDDGTVTLLADEVASSVDEHSRFGGVVPEIASRAHLEALGPTMRRALATAAVARPDVVAATIGPGLAGALLVGVAAAKAYAAAWEVPFYAVNHLGGHLAADVFDHGPLPESVGLLVSGGHTHLLHVRSLGEPIVELGSTVDDAAGEAYDKVARLLGLGYPGGKVLDDLARTGDREAIVFPRGMTGPRDAPYAFSFSGLKTAVARHMEAHPDASPADVAAGFQEAVADVLTRKAVRAATDLGVSTLIIAGGVAANSRLRELAEERCAAAGLTLRVPRPRLCTDNGAMIASFAAHLIAAGAPSSPLGVASDPGLPVVQSQVA; encoded by the coding sequence ATGACCATTATTCTCGCGATCGAGAGTTCCTGCGACGAGACCGGAGTGGGCATCGCGCGCCTCGACGACGACGGCACGGTGACGCTGCTGGCCGACGAGGTGGCTTCCAGCGTCGACGAGCATTCCCGGTTCGGGGGCGTGGTGCCCGAGATCGCCTCCCGCGCACACCTCGAGGCGCTGGGCCCCACGATGCGCCGCGCACTGGCCACCGCCGCGGTGGCGCGCCCCGACGTGGTGGCCGCGACCATCGGCCCCGGACTGGCCGGGGCGCTGCTGGTGGGGGTGGCCGCGGCCAAGGCGTACGCGGCGGCCTGGGAGGTGCCGTTCTACGCGGTCAACCACCTGGGCGGGCACCTGGCCGCCGACGTCTTCGACCACGGTCCGCTGCCCGAGAGCGTCGGGCTGCTGGTGTCCGGCGGGCACACGCATCTGCTGCATGTGCGCTCGCTCGGCGAGCCGATCGTCGAGTTGGGCAGCACCGTCGACGATGCGGCCGGGGAGGCCTACGACAAGGTGGCCCGGCTGCTCGGGCTGGGTTATCCCGGCGGCAAGGTCCTCGACGACCTGGCCCGCACCGGGGACCGGGAGGCGATCGTGTTCCCGCGCGGGATGACCGGGCCGCGGGATGCCCCGTACGCGTTCAGCTTCTCCGGGCTCAAGACCGCGGTGGCGCGCCATATGGAAGCCCACCCGGACGCCTCGCCCGCCGATGTGGCCGCCGGTTTCCAGGAGGCCGTCGCCGATGTGCTGACCCGCAAGGCCGTGCGCGCGGCCACCGACCTCGGGGTCTCGACGCTGATCATCGCCGGCGGGGTGGCGGCCAATTCCCGGCTGCGGGAACTCGCCGAGGAGCGGTGTGCGGCAGCCGGTTTGACGTTGCGGGTGCCGCGACCCCGGTTGTGCACGGACAACGGCGCGATGATCGCCTCGTTCGCGGCCCATCTGATCGCCGCCGGCGCGCCGTCCTCGCCGCTGGGGGTGGCCAGCGACCCGGGCCTGCCCGTGGTGCAGAGCCAGGTCGCATGA
- a CDS encoding HNH endonuclease signature motif containing protein: MFDGSFPEPGALRACPDAGLIDAIRGWSTAAAAAEGRRLSAVAEFVTRRCTDEHPDWACDDWDATAAEIAAALNISHHRATTLMNLAITVRERFPKVGALVLAGAITAHTAQLIADRTYLVFNPEAIATLDARIADQAHTWGPLSDYKLIQSLDMLVDEIDPGALRRTTGNARHRDITIADPDEQSGTTALWGRLLATDAAALDKRLTAMATAVCTGDPRTVAQRRADALGALANKADHLACLCGSPECPATADDGRATNVIVHVVAEHATLTTPADAGESLHGEEPAEPEPAPPAPPAPSGPRPKPALLVEGRGGIIPAPLLQDLIARGARVRPVPTPTAAEPRYRPSAALATFVRLRDLTCRFPGCPRPAFATDIDHTRPYPHGPTHPANLGCYCRKHHLAKTFWPGWHDEQLPDGTIVITTPTGHTYRSKPGAALLFPDWNTHTPAPPTDPAAPPPPPEDSPGRTLKMPRRTQTRAKARAYRIKTERALNDAHVAERTKPPPF; the protein is encoded by the coding sequence ATGTTCGATGGGTCGTTTCCGGAGCCTGGGGCGCTACGCGCGTGTCCCGATGCCGGGTTGATCGACGCCATTCGCGGCTGGTCGACCGCTGCGGCGGCCGCCGAAGGACGACGACTGTCCGCGGTCGCCGAATTCGTCACCCGCCGCTGCACCGACGAGCACCCCGACTGGGCCTGCGACGACTGGGACGCCACCGCCGCCGAGATCGCCGCCGCCTTGAACATCAGCCACCACCGCGCCACCACCCTGATGAACCTGGCCATCACCGTGCGCGAACGCTTCCCCAAAGTCGGGGCCCTGGTCCTGGCCGGGGCCATCACCGCCCACACCGCCCAACTCATCGCCGACCGCACCTACCTGGTCTTCAACCCCGAAGCCATCGCCACCCTCGATGCCCGCATCGCCGACCAAGCCCACACCTGGGGCCCACTGTCGGACTACAAACTCATCCAATCCCTCGACATGCTCGTCGACGAGATCGACCCCGGCGCGCTCCGCCGCACCACCGGCAACGCCCGCCACCGCGACATCACCATCGCCGACCCCGACGAACAAAGCGGCACCACCGCCCTATGGGGACGGCTGCTGGCCACCGACGCCGCCGCCCTCGACAAACGCCTGACCGCCATGGCCACCGCCGTCTGCACCGGCGACCCCCGCACCGTGGCCCAACGCCGCGCCGATGCCCTCGGCGCCCTGGCTAACAAGGCCGACCACCTCGCCTGCCTGTGCGGGTCGCCGGAGTGCCCCGCGACCGCCGACGACGGCCGCGCCACCAACGTGATCGTCCACGTCGTCGCCGAACACGCCACCCTCACCACCCCTGCCGATGCCGGAGAAAGTCTGCACGGCGAGGAACCCGCCGAGCCAGAACCAGCGCCCCCGGCCCCTCCGGCACCCTCGGGGCCGCGGCCCAAGCCGGCCCTGCTCGTCGAAGGCCGCGGCGGCATCATCCCCGCCCCGCTGCTCCAGGACCTGATCGCCCGCGGCGCCCGCGTGCGCCCCGTGCCCACCCCGACCGCGGCCGAACCCCGCTACCGGCCCTCGGCCGCGCTGGCCACCTTCGTGCGCCTGCGCGACCTGACCTGCCGCTTCCCCGGCTGCCCACGGCCGGCCTTCGCCACCGACATCGACCACACCCGCCCCTACCCACACGGCCCCACCCACCCCGCCAACCTCGGCTGCTACTGCCGAAAACATCACCTGGCCAAGACTTTCTGGCCCGGCTGGCACGACGAACAACTGCCCGACGGCACCATCGTCATCACCACCCCCACCGGCCACACCTACCGGTCCAAACCCGGTGCCGCACTGCTGTTCCCCGACTGGAACACCCACACCCCCGCACCACCCACCGACCCCGCGGCCCCACCACCACCGCCGGAAGACTCACCCGGGCGGACCCTGAAAATGCCGCGCCGCACACAAACCCGCGCCAAAGCCCGCGCCTACCGCATCAAAACCGAACGCGCACTCAACGACGCCCACGTCGCCGAACGCACCAAACCCCCACCGTTCTAA
- the tsaB gene encoding tRNA (adenosine(37)-N6)-threonylcarbamoyltransferase complex dimerization subunit type 1 TsaB, which translates to MTNVLVIDTATPAVTAAIVADGVVLAERVTRDPRAHAECLTPNVLGALADAALTMGDLDAVVVGCGPGPFTGLRVGMATAAAYGHALDIPVHGVCSLDGIGGQTAGEVLVVTDARRREVYWARYRDGLRVAGPEVAAPADVALDGVVAVAGSPEHAAQFGLPVSGPEYPMPVALVAAVPNWDGVPEPLVPLYLRRPDAKTLAERGLQ; encoded by the coding sequence GTGACCAACGTTCTGGTGATCGACACCGCCACCCCCGCCGTCACCGCCGCGATCGTGGCCGACGGCGTCGTGCTGGCCGAGCGGGTGACGCGGGACCCCCGCGCCCATGCCGAATGCCTGACCCCCAATGTGCTTGGCGCGCTGGCCGATGCGGCGCTGACCATGGGTGACCTCGACGCGGTGGTGGTGGGCTGCGGGCCGGGACCCTTCACCGGCCTGCGAGTCGGGATGGCCACGGCCGCGGCCTACGGGCATGCGCTGGACATCCCGGTGCACGGGGTCTGCAGCCTGGACGGCATCGGCGGGCAGACCGCCGGTGAGGTGCTGGTGGTGACCGATGCGCGACGGCGCGAGGTGTATTGGGCGCGCTACCGCGACGGTCTGCGGGTGGCCGGGCCCGAGGTGGCCGCCCCGGCCGATGTGGCCCTCGACGGTGTGGTCGCGGTCGCGGGCTCGCCCGAGCACGCGGCCCAGTTCGGGCTGCCGGTGAGCGGCCCGGAGTATCCGATGCCGGTGGCGTTGGTGGCCGCGGTGCCGAATTGGGATGGCGTGCCCGAACCCTTGGTGCCGTTGTATCTGCGCCGGCCCGACGCCAAGACCCTGGCCGAGCGGGGACTGCAATGA
- a CDS encoding 3-deoxy-7-phosphoheptulonate synthase → MNLAQTATPPVTSDRRVRSFSEIPSPHEVLTEFPLGARRAERVARDRDEVADILAGRDNRLLVVVGPCSVHDPAAALDYASRLVKVADELRDRVKIVMRVYFEKPRTTVGWKGLINDPGMDGTFDVARGLRVARQLLLDVIDIGLPVGCEFLEPTSPQYIADAVAWGAIGARTTESQVHRQLASGLSMPVGFKNGTDGNVQVAVDGAKSATASHVFFGMDDMGRGAVVTTEGNEDCHVILRGGTGGPNCDADAVTAAAARLEAAGLPGRVVIDCSHANSGKDHIRQAEVASEVAQLVRDGAPVSGVMLESFLVGGAQAPEAQPLTYGQSVTDKCMDWPATDRVLRDLAR, encoded by the coding sequence ATGAACCTGGCGCAGACCGCCACCCCACCGGTGACATCCGACCGGCGGGTCCGCAGTTTCAGCGAGATCCCCAGCCCGCACGAGGTGCTCACCGAGTTCCCGCTGGGTGCCCGCCGCGCCGAGCGCGTCGCCCGCGACCGCGACGAGGTCGCCGACATCCTCGCCGGTCGCGACAACCGGCTGCTGGTCGTGGTGGGGCCCTGTTCGGTGCATGATCCGGCGGCCGCCCTGGACTACGCGAGCCGGCTGGTCAAGGTCGCCGACGAGCTCCGTGACCGGGTCAAGATCGTCATGCGGGTGTACTTCGAGAAGCCCCGCACCACCGTCGGCTGGAAGGGCCTGATCAACGACCCGGGCATGGACGGCACCTTCGACGTGGCCCGCGGGCTGCGCGTCGCCCGCCAGCTGCTGCTGGACGTCATCGACATCGGGCTGCCGGTGGGCTGCGAGTTCCTGGAGCCGACCAGCCCGCAGTACATCGCCGACGCGGTGGCCTGGGGCGCGATCGGTGCCCGCACCACCGAATCCCAGGTGCACCGGCAGTTGGCCTCGGGGCTGTCGATGCCCGTCGGGTTCAAGAACGGCACCGACGGCAACGTGCAGGTCGCCGTGGACGGCGCGAAATCTGCTACCGCATCACATGTTTTCTTCGGCATGGACGACATGGGCCGCGGCGCGGTCGTCACCACCGAGGGCAACGAGGACTGCCACGTGATCCTGCGCGGCGGCACCGGCGGACCCAACTGCGACGCCGACGCGGTGACCGCGGCGGCGGCCCGACTGGAGGCGGCCGGGCTGCCCGGGCGGGTCGTGATCGACTGCAGCCACGCCAATTCCGGTAAGGACCACATCCGGCAGGCCGAGGTGGCCTCCGAGGTCGCGCAACTGGTGCGCGACGGGGCGCCGGTCAGCGGCGTGATGCTGGAGAGCTTCCTCGTCGGTGGGGCACAGGCGCCCGAAGCGCAGCCGCTCACCTACGGGCAGTCGGTGACCGACAAGTGCATGGACTGGCCGGCCACCGATCGGGTGCTGCGCGACCTGGCGAGGTAG
- a CDS encoding nitroreductase family deazaflavin-dependent oxidoreductase: MADNWNDKIIAEFRANGGKVGGPFEGARLLLLHTVGAKSGKQRISPVMAFDVDGKLAVVGSYAGADKDPAWLHNLRANPDAHIEIGTDAYDVRAREMPRDERDAAYVRVVEQAPGFGEYQDKTERVIPVIELQRR; encoded by the coding sequence ATGGCTGACAACTGGAACGACAAGATCATCGCGGAATTCCGGGCCAACGGCGGCAAGGTCGGCGGCCCGTTCGAAGGGGCCAGGCTGCTGTTGCTGCACACCGTCGGTGCCAAGTCGGGCAAGCAACGCATCAGCCCGGTGATGGCATTCGACGTCGACGGGAAACTCGCCGTCGTCGGTTCCTACGCCGGCGCCGACAAAGATCCGGCGTGGCTGCACAACCTGCGCGCCAATCCCGACGCCCATATCGAAATCGGCACCGACGCCTACGATGTGCGCGCCCGGGAGATGCCGCGCGACGAGCGCGACGCCGCGTACGTCCGCGTCGTGGAGCAGGCCCCCGGATTCGGCGAGTACCAGGACAAGACCGAACGGGTGATCCCGGTCATCGAGTTGCAACGCCGCTGA
- the tsaE gene encoding tRNA (adenosine(37)-N6)-threonylcarbamoyltransferase complex ATPase subunit type 1 TsaE, with protein MADDGRLSAGSATLETAQDTLALGQRLGAQLRAGDVVVLSGPLGAGKTVLAKGIAAAMDVDGPVTSPTFVLARLHRARRAGAPAMVHVDVYRLLDHAAADLLGELDSLDLDTDLDDAVVVVEWGEGLAERLSDRHLDIRLERGVDSEVRTATWTWSAP; from the coding sequence GTGGCTGACGACGGACGGCTGAGCGCGGGTTCGGCCACGCTGGAGACCGCGCAGGACACCCTGGCGCTGGGGCAGCGCCTCGGGGCGCAGTTGCGCGCCGGGGACGTGGTGGTGCTCTCCGGCCCGCTCGGGGCCGGAAAGACCGTGCTGGCCAAGGGAATCGCGGCGGCCATGGACGTCGACGGACCGGTGACCTCACCCACGTTCGTACTGGCCCGGCTGCACCGGGCGCGGCGAGCCGGTGCCCCGGCGATGGTGCACGTCGACGTCTACCGCCTGCTCGATCACGCCGCCGCGGACCTGCTGGGCGAACTGGACTCGCTGGACCTCGATACCGATCTCGACGACGCGGTGGTGGTCGTGGAGTGGGGCGAGGGGCTGGCCGAGCGGCTGTCGGACCGCCACCTCGACATCCGGCTGGAGCGCGGGGTCGACTCCGAGGTGCGCACCGCGACGTGGACCTGGAGTGCGCCGTGA
- the groES gene encoding co-chaperone GroES yields MASVNIKPLEDKILVQANEAETTTASGLVIPDTAKEKPQEGTVVAVGPGRWDEDGEKRIPLDVSEGDVVIYSKYGGTEIKYNGEEYLILSARDVLAVVSK; encoded by the coding sequence GTGGCGAGCGTGAACATCAAGCCACTCGAGGACAAGATCCTCGTTCAGGCCAACGAGGCCGAGACCACGACCGCATCCGGTCTGGTCATCCCCGACACCGCCAAGGAGAAGCCGCAGGAAGGCACCGTCGTCGCAGTTGGCCCCGGCCGCTGGGATGAGGATGGCGAGAAGCGGATTCCCCTGGACGTGTCGGAGGGTGACGTCGTCATCTACAGCAAGTACGGCGGCACCGAGATCAAGTACAACGGCGAGGAGTACCTGATCCTGTCGGCCCGTGACGTGCTGGCCGTCGTCTCCAAGTAG
- a CDS encoding nuclear transport factor 2 family protein produces MSAGVADRLAIAELLYRYAELIDAGDFDGVGRLLGGGAFMGVTGAERIAELFAATTRRFPEHANTPRTRHLVLNPIVEVDGAAAGARSTFCVVQQTESVALQPIVVGRYADTFARDEDGWFFTDRTVVIEMLGDVSDHLLIDPSQFG; encoded by the coding sequence ATGAGCGCCGGGGTGGCTGATCGTCTGGCCATCGCCGAATTGCTCTACCGCTATGCCGAATTGATCGATGCCGGCGACTTCGACGGCGTGGGACGGTTACTGGGCGGGGGCGCGTTCATGGGGGTGACCGGCGCGGAGCGCATCGCCGAGCTGTTCGCCGCCACCACCCGTCGCTTCCCCGAGCACGCCAACACCCCACGTACCCGGCATCTGGTGCTCAACCCGATCGTCGAGGTGGACGGCGCCGCGGCGGGCGCGCGGTCGACGTTCTGCGTGGTGCAGCAGACCGAGTCGGTGGCGCTGCAGCCCATCGTCGTCGGGCGCTACGCGGACACCTTCGCCCGGGACGAGGACGGGTGGTTCTTCACCGACCGCACCGTGGTGATCGAGATGCTCGGCGATGTATCGGACCATCTGCTGATCGATCCGAGCCAGTTCGGCTAG
- the groL gene encoding chaperonin GroEL (60 kDa chaperone family; promotes refolding of misfolded polypeptides especially under stressful conditions; forms two stacked rings of heptamers to form a barrel-shaped 14mer; ends can be capped by GroES; misfolded proteins enter the barrel where they are refolded when GroES binds), translated as MSKQIEFNETARRAMEAGVDKLADAVKITLGPRGRHVVLAKAFGGPAVTNDGVTIARDIDLEDPFENLGAQLVKSVATKTNDVTGDGTTTATVLAQAIIKAGLRNIAAGANPMALGVGISKAADLTSEALLAAATPVDGKNAIAQVATVSSRDPEVGELVGEAMTKVGGDGVVSVEESSTLSTELEITDGVGFDKGFLSAYFVTDFDTQEAILEDALVLLHRDKISSLPDLLPLLEKVAEAGKPLLIVAEDVEGEPLSTLVVNAIRKTLKAVAVKAPFFGDRRKAFLEDLAVVTGAQVVNPDVGLVLREVGLEVLGTARRIVVGKDDTVIVDGGGAKEAVDARAAQLRSEIETSDSDWDREKLEERLAKLAGGVAVIKVGAATETDLKKRKEAVDDAVAAAKAAVEEGVVAGGGSALIQVRKQLAELKASLTGDEALGVDVFSSALTTPLYWIASNAGFDGSVVVSKVGDLPAGHGFNAATLEYGDLAADGVIDPVKVTRSAVLNAASVARMVLTTETAVVDKPVEEDEDAGHGHGHHGHAH; from the coding sequence ATGAGCAAGCAGATTGAGTTCAACGAAACCGCGCGCCGCGCCATGGAGGCCGGCGTTGACAAGCTCGCCGACGCGGTCAAGATCACGCTGGGCCCGCGCGGCCGACATGTCGTGCTGGCCAAGGCCTTTGGCGGGCCCGCCGTCACCAACGACGGTGTGACCATCGCTCGCGACATCGACCTCGAGGATCCCTTCGAGAACCTCGGTGCGCAGCTGGTGAAGTCGGTGGCGACCAAGACCAACGACGTCACCGGTGACGGCACCACCACGGCCACCGTGCTGGCGCAGGCCATCATCAAGGCGGGTCTGCGCAACATCGCCGCCGGGGCCAACCCGATGGCGCTGGGCGTGGGCATCAGCAAGGCCGCTGACCTCACCTCCGAGGCGCTGCTGGCCGCGGCCACCCCGGTCGACGGGAAGAATGCCATCGCGCAGGTGGCCACCGTGTCCTCGCGCGACCCCGAGGTCGGCGAACTGGTCGGCGAGGCCATGACCAAGGTCGGCGGCGACGGCGTGGTGTCCGTCGAGGAGTCCTCGACGCTGAGCACCGAACTCGAGATCACCGACGGCGTCGGCTTCGACAAGGGTTTCCTGTCGGCCTACTTCGTCACCGATTTCGATACCCAGGAGGCCATCCTCGAGGACGCGCTGGTGCTGCTGCACCGCGACAAGATCAGCTCGCTGCCGGATCTGCTGCCGCTGCTGGAGAAGGTCGCCGAGGCCGGCAAGCCGCTGCTGATCGTCGCCGAGGACGTCGAGGGCGAGCCGCTGTCGACGCTGGTCGTCAACGCGATCCGCAAGACCCTCAAGGCCGTTGCGGTCAAGGCGCCGTTCTTCGGTGATCGTCGCAAGGCGTTCCTCGAGGACCTTGCCGTCGTCACCGGCGCGCAGGTGGTCAACCCCGACGTCGGCCTGGTGCTGCGCGAGGTGGGTCTCGAGGTGCTGGGTACGGCCCGTCGCATCGTGGTGGGCAAGGACGACACCGTGATCGTCGACGGTGGCGGCGCCAAGGAAGCCGTCGATGCCCGTGCGGCGCAGCTGCGTTCGGAGATCGAGACCAGCGATTCGGACTGGGATCGGGAGAAGCTCGAGGAGCGCCTGGCCAAGCTGGCCGGCGGCGTCGCCGTCATCAAGGTCGGCGCGGCCACCGAGACCGATCTGAAGAAGCGCAAGGAAGCCGTCGACGACGCGGTCGCCGCGGCCAAGGCGGCCGTCGAGGAAGGCGTCGTCGCCGGCGGCGGTTCGGCGCTGATCCAGGTGCGCAAGCAGCTCGCGGAGCTGAAGGCGTCGCTGACCGGTGACGAGGCCCTCGGCGTGGACGTCTTCTCGTCCGCGCTGACCACGCCGCTGTACTGGATCGCCAGCAACGCCGGGTTCGACGGGTCCGTCGTGGTCAGCAAGGTCGGCGACCTGCCGGCCGGGCACGGCTTCAACGCCGCCACGCTGGAGTACGGCGACCTGGCCGCCGACGGTGTCATCGACCCGGTCAAGGTCACCCGCTCGGCGGTGCTCAACGCCGCGTCGGTGGCCCGGATGGTGCTCACCACCGAGACCGCGGTTGTCGACAAGCCGGTCGAGGAAGACGAGGACGCTGGTCACGGGCACGGCCACCACGGCCACGCCCACTAG
- the rimI gene encoding ribosomal protein S18-alanine N-acetyltransferase: protein MTGEVEAVAIDALRSADADRCAQLEAELFPGDDPWPARAFRHAVASPHNHYIAARADGGLVGYAGITRLGRRAPFEYEVHTIGVDPAWRGRGIGRRLLDDLLAFADGGVVFLEVRTDNEAAIGLYESAGFVRMGVRKRYYPGSGADAYTMRLGPGEPR, encoded by the coding sequence ATGACCGGCGAGGTGGAGGCCGTGGCCATCGACGCGCTGCGCAGCGCCGACGCCGACCGCTGCGCGCAACTGGAAGCCGAGCTGTTCCCCGGCGACGACCCGTGGCCGGCGCGGGCCTTCCGGCATGCGGTGGCCTCCCCGCACAACCACTACATCGCCGCGCGCGCCGACGGTGGGCTGGTCGGCTACGCCGGGATCACCCGGCTGGGTCGGCGGGCGCCGTTCGAGTACGAGGTGCACACCATCGGCGTCGACCCGGCCTGGCGGGGCCGCGGGATCGGCCGCCGGCTGCTCGACGATCTGCTGGCCTTCGCCGACGGCGGCGTGGTCTTCCTGGAGGTGCGCACCGACAACGAGGCCGCCATCGGGCTGTACGAGAGCGCCGGCTTCGTCAGAATGGGAGTGCGTAAGCGTTACTACCCGGGCAGTGGCGCCGACGCCTACACCATGCGACTGGGACCGGGGGAGCCACGATGA